The genomic interval AGAGAACCGCTATGAGCCCTTTTGTCAGAGTGCTGATGTAAAGCCCGTGATATTTCATCAAAGAGAACCTTTGCACGGTCAATAACCTGCCAAGATTTGGTGAAAAATGAAAATCTCAGCAATCTAGGAATAACAAGGAGCAGTTTTCCATAAGGACCAACTTTTGGACCAAGAATTTGAAAAGAAGTTCAGCTAACTTAGGAACTTTAGATTTATTTTCCAAACCTACTATTGCTGCATGCTACGCACCTCATTTGCTTCTTTTTGTATCCAATCCAAAGGCTGGTGACTGAAATCAAGTTTATAAGGCGGTACATGAATAGAATGAACATTAATTGGCGCATATCGGAAGCATGCCACCATTTTTCCAAACCTGCAAGCATAAGTATGTGAGAAACCAAGTGCTCACAACATTGAATTCCAGATGAGATTTTAAGCCACTCTTCAATAAACTAACTGAGTTTAATCAAGAAAACTATATGTAGACCACTTACCCATAGAACCGAAGGCAGTCCCTATGGAGAGAGTGACCACAACTGGCTACCCTACTTGCAGCTGCATGATTTGAAAAGCTAAGTTCCAAAAATTTACCAAGTGACAGACCCCAAGCAGCATCAGACATGACAATCCTTAGAGTTGCTGGTGGAAATCCATTGCTCCAAGGGCACTTTAGACATCTGTGCCACATCCAAATCTTCCCATCCCTTTCCCCTGGCAAAACGAATTCTGTATGTTTTCTAACTGATATCGTTAGACTTCCCTGCTGATGTGTGTAGCAATGGACATGAGCTTCAGGTGGTTTGTCGCAGGAAATGCACTGATAACCCTGTATATATCCATACTAAGTACTGTAAGACACGTGCAGTACAGTAAGCAAGAAGTTAGAATAACAAgtataagaaagaaaaaagggggAAACCTGATTAAATAGGCAGTCACGCAAAAACCTTCCAAGAGGCTTGTCAAAGTTAccataatactttatgcgtaacATATGTGAACGCTCACAAATAGTTCCTTTCCAGACACATCTTATGGATAATGCGACTAAGATGCTCTGATGATCAGAAGCCATAATTTCTTCCTTATTTGATGTGCTCTCATGTCCTTGATTAGTTTCTTGATTTTGTACAGCAGTACTAGGCACTGGTTGCACCATCACCACATTGCTGTTTGTGACATTTTCCACATTAGCCAAATCAATTGAACCATCAAAAGGCTCCTTTAGATTAGCAAAATTAGTGATGTTGGTGCTGGCCTCAGATGTGCCATGATGACAACTACCATTTGAGTTGGCTAAAACTGTCGTCATTGTCTTAACATCTGACATGGTTGAACCATACTCATGATAATCACCAGAATACCAATTTTTCTCTAGAGTAGAATATGTATATGAATGATCCATAAGTACACCAGATGTTGTAGCTGAAGTTGCAGTTGCCTTCTCTATTCTATCAACTGTCTTGCTGTTCAAACTACCGCCGTTAGCAGACCAAGTTCCAGAAGAATGAGAGAAGGTAGTTCGAGTTTGAgtagtgcattcattggacactGGGGGAACATCTGTTCCACCTGGGTCAGTTGATCTAATAGAGCCTGCGACAGGGTGCTCAAAACCTTCAGTTGTTTGCCGGCTGTTGGAAACATTAAACGTGAAACCTGGCACTGTTGAAATAGAGCTGTCTGCAGTAGACCGGCTATCTGGCAAGGCTACAGTCAATGGAGATTCCAATGGAATTTCTGGTAGGGTAGCACCTTCATCTGCAAGGAAAGATGTTTCCAAGGCCAGGTGATATGCTGCAAATATGCCATATTGTACCACATGCTTTATTTTCTTTAGCTCATCCATGCTACCACCCTTCAGCAGAACCTGCAAATTACATGAGCAAAAATAATGGGTTTCAGGGAAAGATTACATTTCATtattgagtaaattgcactttgcACAGGTTAGATTGACTTTTGTTTCACTTTGCAATGTGTTTAGTTACAATTTTCACTTTACACCAGGGGTTACCAAAATATCTTTCAAATAACACCACCCTTTGAGTTTGGGCTTGCTGCGAACGGCATCCACGCTGTCCTAGTTCAGCCATGCTGGTGATGTGCCAATCGAAGCGCTGGGAAACAACCACGATCTGCTTGGTGCCGAGCACAATGGTAAGATGGTCAAGGGAGAGAAAGCTACTCATAATCTCATACGTTACAGAAGCAATTATTCTGCTCGTAGGCCTTTCCAAACTAGCGATCAGAGAGGCGCCAGATGGTCTAATTCTCTCAAAGGAAGCGGCCTATTTCTCAGGCCAGCTTTTGCGGGATTAGGCCTTTGTTGAAATAACAGTGGGTTGGGTTACGTATTTTGACGTTACGGGGATTGATTCTGCGATGGTTTTTGTAATAGCTATGGGTCAATTAGATCGACAAAGATTGGCACACTCAGTAAAAGTTTTCAGTTTGGGATAGAAATTGTGGTCAATTTCATGAATTTGGATCAGGTTTCAGATAAGTATGCGTGACGATTGATTCAGGCTCCAGTTTTCTTGAAAACAAATGCAACTGTGAACAGAATGGTGTCAGCAAACTCAACAGTTGTTTCCCACACACTTCGATTGGCACATTACCAGAGTGTTGAGGACAGCGTGGACTTGTGGAGGCAGATCGGTGCATTCGGCTTGAACCCAAACTCAATGGGTGGTTTTATATGAAGGAAAATTTGCTAACACCTGGTGTAAGGTGAGAAGTTTGGCTAAACTCAGTGCAAAGTGAAACAAGTATAAATTTACCTGGTGTAAAGTGTAAATTACTCTTCATTCATTCAATGCAAACAAACTAGGCGGtgacagaaaaaaaagtttagctACATGAATTagtattttataaaaattgtAGCAACTGACCCAACCCAAGATTATGTGTAGCAAAGGAGATAAGCTACCACTAACATCATCCTaagtagctattttttttatgcaagGAGAACTCTTCATGCTTGTTGCCCATTTATACCAGATGAAAAAAGGGGGGAACAATTTAATACTTACAGTGCAACCTAATGGCTTTGGGCATCCTTCAAAAAACATCATGGTCTTTGGCATTTTCTTTGCTGTATTATTTGAGTTCACGGAATGTTCAACGTATTTGTCCacataaaacaactcacaatgACCAAGCTTCTGAGATGGTAGGAGATCAATAGAAGGAACGATATGAGCATTTGTGCAACGAGCTATTCGATCCAAAAGGGGCCTCTTTATATTTAAAACGAGTGATATGTTCTTTTCTAGTAGCAAATCCTGAGCATAGCGAGAAACTGTATGTTCAACCAAAAGCAAGTTAGGCTTTTGAGCAACAATCTTCGCGACTGCCATTTTAAGATGATCCGTTTCCTGCATATTGGAGAAAACAAGCATAAGGTCATTGAAAGCTTGATATTGTatacaaaaaatatgaaaaaggtTCATGAACCTGCTGGAGCAACGTGTCAATGCTTGATAGCTGATTCGTGACTCGCTGGTACTCAAGAGCACCTGCTAGTAGGAGGAGACGAGGCTTCTCTATTCTGGATGTCATGCGCCTATGTGCAACATTCTTCTTACAGACTACTCCTTTTACAACAGTGCTGAAAAAGCAATTGGATGCAGGCTTCAGATAATAAGTAAACTGATTAAATGTTACATGAAGATAAGGAATTTATTGATCAAACTAATACTACCTGATGGTCAAACAATATGAAGGGAATTATATGTAAGTAGGATTAAGATACCAATAGGGATCAAACATTTACATTATGAACTGTGAAAAGACATTCACCTTTCACTACGGTGCCCACATGCTAAGCATTTGACCTTAACATATCCACCAGGATCCATGCCACCACCTTGGCTTGTGTCTGGTCTGAGAAAGTTTGCAGCTTCCCATGATACTGAAGTAACAATCTCCAACCAACCTGTTTCATCACCCTCGTGTAATGAAATATTCTCCACCTGCAACAGTTGTGAAATCAAAGCCCTGAAATGCCCATCGACAACATTCTTCATTACTTTCTTATGTTCTTCACTTGACCGATCTCTGTTTCGGAATTCACCACTACCAAAGCTACTGGATGATCGAATGCGACGCTGCTCACTATCAGCTACAGgctcatcgtcatcgtcatcgtcatcatcaaacAATCCAACTTCcatctcatcttcttcatcttctggTTCAGGAGGAAACCAAAAAAGTTCATTCTTCTCAAAATCCAATGGATTTGTATCAGTACTTTCAAGAGCATAAATGGACGAAGCAGCCCCACACTCAGAACTATTGTCAGGATCAGGTTCATCATCCATTTTTGTGACAGGCAATGTGCTGGGGAATCCTTGGTCAGTCGCATGAGAGGATACTTCTTTAGAAATTACATTTTCTTTAACTGTCGGAGATATTGTTGGATTATAGGATGATTCAAGCTCATCGAACTCATCTGGGCCATAATAATGGTCATTATGCTGTTGATGTTGTACCTGCCTATCAGAGCAGTAAGCAGAAcactcttcttcttcatcatcactcCTGAAGAAGACTATCACACGATCAGAAATCCTTGTAACTTGCCAATTCATCAAGTAACACATAAGGTAAAAAATCAATGAATATTCAGTGTCAAACTCCTGTGAAGTAACAaagtaaataaaatatttttagccTTCTCAACCTTCTCTAATATAGGTCATCATAGAAGATCGATACACTTGTCTCTTGTTTTTGGGTCATTTGTCCTTGCTGCTTAAATGCGACTATGCTCATGAATAATCAACTCATTTTCTCCAATGTTAGTCTAAATAATTTAACTACTTTCTCAATTCTTGTACACAAATCTAAAACAACCTATATTTTGAGCCGCAATAAGTATTCTTTGAAGGAAGCAAAGCATATTCTACAATTCAAAATGGGTTTCATCATATGACATGTCATTTCATAGTAATACCTGTTTGTGTAATAGCCAAAATGAACTGAAGAAGTCTCATCTTTGTTTGAAACAGTGGACATACTTTTCTCAGGCACATGGGTGTCTAGCATATCATGACACACTTTGTCTTGGGAACTTTTGGGTGGACTAATGCTGGAAGCACGAGCCACATGTTGATAGTGTCCAGTAGAGTAAGATCCAGCTGTTGTACTAACACTATTTATGGTGATAGCTGACTTGGTGCTAAACAGACTTGCCTCAGACAAGGAAGGACTAAGCAATGGCATCATCTGCTTGTTAGCAGCGGCTCTCTCTTGCTCCCATTGCTTAAAGCAAAAGTTGCAGACACGAATTTTGTCCCCTTCATCGATATTTCTGTCAGGGCCACTTGAAGCTGGGATGGAATTTGTGGTGCACTTGCCACAAAAAATGCGACCACAACGCCGACAGTGATGCCTGCGGTTGAATATGGTGAACTGTGTGTCACAATCATAACAGACTCTGCAACTGTGATCAGGCATCCAGAAGTCCCTAGAGACATTGTCTGGGTTTGACCGACGTGGCAACCACGACGTCAAAAGCTTTACTACATCAGCAAAAGTTTTATCAGAGGCATCCATGGGTTGCTGCAATGGTACCACCTAAAAGAGCAATTCATACTTGCATCCTCATCTGCTGCAACAAAAATCTAAGAAATTAAGACGTACATTAGAACGTATTAATGCAAAAACTATCCAGAATTTAATGCATTACATACAAGATTATAGACCCACAAGAAAGCAGTTTTGCTATTTATCAGTTGCCTGGCTTTTCTTATCTATCAGTCATCTAAACTtgtgcaatattttttttttgttgttgttgtttgatACTGGTAACAGCCAACatcaaagctttttttttttttggtaaaatttagATTAGAAAttcactaaaataaaaaaacacataaatttgATTTGTTGGATATTAATCTAGTGTTGAAAAGTGTTATTGATAGATAAGAAAAAGCCAGACACTTGACAAATAAATAGATGGCccataaaattattattaataATAATGAAAAAGTTAGCAGGAGCATAATGGAACTCTAACAAATGTAAGTTTTAGATATACTGACAAATCTAACAAGGTAATCGCCTAGACTATTACTGTACACAAATATATCTCTCCATGTTTGCAAGAAAGCAACATATATCTGGAAAACGGGTTAATGAGCATTCAAGAGCCATTGTGACATGACAATACCTAAAAGTGATaatgaacaacaacaacacaacAATCCCTAAACAATCTACAAACTTAATTCCTGAGTTACGTGATTCCATCAGGAAAGGTGATAGAAAAAACCGTGAATTACATATTTACACACACTCCTTCAGTGTGGCAACATGGCAACAGCCCGACGGAATCAAATAATGCCAAGCAATATACCTAAGAAATATCAGGAGATCGATCAGGCCAACCACCATCTACAGACCTCGCCCCCACATTGCGTCGGGTTCCGCGGGAGCGGGAGATCGAGCGAGCAGATGGCCGCCACCGATggccaacacacacacaccccaccTTACGGAGGCGACGCGagagctcccctcccctcccgaaCACACCCAAGGCACCGTCTCAGCGTCCTGTACCGCCCCCCGCGCCCGTGTCgcagcgaggcggcgggggcggggcggcggctcggaGTGTGCCGCTGGGcattcgtcgtcgtcggcggcggcggcgccaacacgcccgcgcgcgcggcctACGCGGTGCAGCGCGCCGCGACCGCCGGCGGGAGAATCTTCCGGGGGGGATCGAAATTCCGCGCCGCGAatccggcgagaggaggagagcgacgaacttggaggagagagggaggagtttTGGTttctgttttgattttttttttggggggttaaattaaatgttttgttttggtGGGCGTGGGGGCGCGAgggtgacatgtggggccagggAGGCGAGCAAGTCGCGGAGGGGCCCACAATGCGCGCCCTTTTGGAAGCAAATGAGGAGCTGCGGTTCTCCTCTTCCTCATTTGATAACAAGGAATATTTTTAAGATACTTCGAGGAGGTGGTAAGTATACTTAATTAGTCAAATGGTGTGGGTTTAATAATGCTCGAGGAGCGAGAGACATGCCAGAATCCTGGAACAtgcaattttgtttttattataacTCTTCTGTCAGTAATCATGTTATGTACCCATTTTAgtaattctttttttctaacgtatttcctccgtcccaaaataagtacagccatgaatttccgcgtccaactttgaccgttcgtcttatttgaaaattttttgaaaaaaattaaaaacataagtcacgagtaaaatactattcatattttatcatctcataacaacaaaaatactaattataaaaaaattttaaataagatggacgatcaaagttgggcgcggaaacTAATAGCTGCActtattataggacggaggtagtagattgCATGATAATTTTTGTTGACACAAATCctacaggaaaaaaaagagatgtttTACCTTGAACCAGAAGACAGCATGGATTACGGTTTACTGCTACTCCTAATTGCATTGCATAGGAGAGGCGTGCGCAATGGTGGCGGTGAGGTGATTGCGAATGCGATGGGGCCGCAGCGCGCTACCTCACGGCTGTGGGCGCGTGTGGTGGGGAAGGGAGATAGCTCAAGTTGTGGGCCCGACAACGCGTGCACCGCGGCCGGGCTGAGTtgggaataagtccattttggcTCCCTTACCTAGTGACCGGATCTAAATCGTATCGTTAATCCGtaataccggatatctcgacccccaactaTATGAATttaaccggtgcaatttgactttcTCGGTGGTTTTAGAGGGCAGTTTTGCTAACTGGACACCTACATGACGGTGTTGACCCGGTTTTCGTCCCacatggcattttttttttaattctaatgccacgtaagcgccacgtcaacactACGTGGGATGAATACCAAGTCGACACGCTATGTAGGTGCCATATCAAcgaaaccgtcctccaaaaccgtTGAGGGATTCAAAGCGGGCTTATTCCCGCTGAGTTGTTGGTCGGGAAGGGCATCAATATGGGCCGGTCAAAGGGAGAAGGATGGTGATGGGCCATTAGTCCATGAAGGAAGAGGTTGGCCCGTCAGGCTACACTCATGGGCCAGAAGAAATGGAGGAGGACAGCCTGATTTTGGATTCTCTGAATTTTCATATGTGGTAAGTCAGAGGCTAACAGTTATGGGTGGCAATTTCTCCCGTGGGCCGGGTCCCCTGCGGGGACCCGCCCCTATAGGGGTGGGTGCTGGTGACGATTTAACCGTGGGTGCGCCAGGGCCAGGGCCCTGCATTTGTGTGGGTGAGGgatgggggggaggggggacaTACCACCTGCGGGCCCGGGGGGTATATTACCTCTTAAAACATAGCCCATTAGAGGCTCAAAAAACACATCTCATTGAAAGTCATATATAACCAACCAGCAGACCTAACCCTAGCCGACTCTCCCACCTAGCTCCCAAGTCCCGTCCCCCAACGGCCAGCGCTGCACGCCCGTACCTGCACACCCGCACACCAGAGGCGCAGATCTcgccatcccctcccctccggtcGCCCTCTCCaccgtcccctcccctcctttcCGAAAGCGCAGCGGCAGAGCGCGGCGGCCTCGGAACAGCACAGAGGCGCAGCGGCGGCATTTGCACGGAAGCTGAGAGCCTGAGACGCACGTCGAGCGGAGGATTCACGCGCTAAGACTCTGAGAGGTATTTCTTGATCTATATTTGTGGAATGATGGATCatgaaaatatttctatttttgcTGAATTTTGATGATGCTATTCAAGTATTCATGTATTCATGCTCTTTTCGATGATGTGTCACGTGTGAAGtatgtacaatttttttccttgctAAATTGACGATCATCTTACTTTTTCGCTGATTTGATGGAGTAGCTACTCACTGTGGGGTACTGGTCAGGTTGCGGGGCCACGCAGGGGCCAGTTCAGGGGTCGGGGCAGGGCCGTTCCAGCCCAACctgccccgttgccatccctacaaACATTAGCACAAAGCAGAAAACacagtgagagaaagagagacgCAACTATGAACTGCTCCTCTGGTAGTCTCGTACACTTCGCTTCTACCGTAGCGAGCAAATCAGTCTTTATCTTTCGTCATGTAGTTTGGACAGCACGATTTATATATAGTGATATTCCCGCGTTTTCTTAATGAGTTGGTAGTTTGGTACACACATTTTCTGTTTGTATCCGTATCACATAGTACATACTCCCTCggtcctaaatatttgataccattaacttttttaaatatgtttgaccattcgtcttattaaaaaacttttgtgaaatatataaaactctatgtatacataaaagtatatttaacaatgaatccaatgatagaaaaatgtcggtgatatgggcccgtgGGTACGCACAATAGAGGTAAGTCGCCTTCCCGTCTGGCCACGTGGCTGCGCGGCTTGGCCTTCCCCCGCCCCCTCAGGGGGCGATCAGGTAGCGCTGAGGTGGCCAGGGGGCCTCAGGGTGCCGCGTCACGGCCCTTGGGCCCTCGGCGCGCGCTGCCCTGAGGCCCTCACCCAGCCACCACGTGGTGGGGAGAGTGGGCGGAGCAGGAGGCTATGCTCCGCGCCTTCAATGCGCAGCGCCCCAACCGTCCcgcgccgcatttaatgcggcgtgggcGGACGTGCGGAACCGCTCGATTGGCCCATGTCAATCGAGCTTGACCTGTCTGTGACCGGTCAAGGGCGATTGGACGGGTGGCAGTGCCCCCACGTTCCGCCCAGTGTcaggcggagtgggggcaggtatgccccaTCCCATCGGCACACTGCCAGGAGCGCCCCCGGCGCATGGTGAGCCGCTAAAGTCTCCATACAACTAATGGGGAATGACAGGGGCGTCCCCCGTATCATGCGGAGGACGGTGCTGGCCTTACCTAGAGACGCACAACCACCTTGCTTCCGGTTGAAGGCACGAATGGAGGTCTGATCCAGGCTTGGTGGATCCCCCTCCCATGGAGGGGTAGGTATAGACAGTGTATGTGGTAtctgtaggatcaaggaggccgactagaggggggtgaataggcggttttaaaacttaatggcacttaaacaaaactaacctaagttgctaggcaaggtgaggtgcaaggttaactaagcaactaagttaagttttgcaaacctaagtgatatgggctcaaatatgtctctatgaatgtaaatagcacaaatgtaaatgcaacaaataaatgagacaagagacaaggaatttttcaccgaggttcggaaactcgccggtttcctaatccccgttgaggcgagcccaactccaccgctcaaccacgaagccaccgcacgcccccttcatCAAGGGGtaggcaaggcgggagccggcccacggagaggactacccaagcctcgatcactcggggtagttcttccttcactccgaaggtggtgaactccaaaccactcacaaacggtgccgggcctcctccacaatctcctcggagagatcaccgggcaactcctccacaagccgtctaggaggcggcaacctccaagagtaacaagtctaggatgcttgccgaggatgatcaagtgccacactagctataacaatgaagcaatgcacttggattggcttaactcactctctaacacctcactagataaactaagtgcacaagggtgtgagagctcttgcaagggttcaagataatgcaatggagtgccaaaaccttacccttgttgctggggagtgggtatatatacccccaaccaccaaaactagccgttgaaatcgaaatccccaactctgtgctctgccggtcagaccgccatagagtggccggtcagaccggactactttgtaacggctagaaaactagccgttacagggcaatcattgagcccactcaacctggccggtctgaccgcagtgtagtagccggtcagaccgtccacggctcggtcagaccgccatcggctcggtctgaccggttgcggctttggcggctctgtatcgccaccaaaaaccagaccagtgcaacagaccagtggggccggtcagaccgaccttatcacgccggtcagaccggctaacaggcccagtcagaccggcctaaggcccacggtcagaccgtaggtcacttttcagcttaaccgaccgttagtaaaacgacgatatctcttgactcgggtctcggaatttggcgttcttggactctatggaaagcttattcaaaggccatccaacccatgaaaaataaatccaataaacacaacttaagtcaaggataaagggctcacactccaaaggatatccaccggacatacccacaagatgtcactcactcctattggacatgcccacttctctcttggtttaggacttgagaaaactcatcacacttggttagacaagcccacaaaatgcacctacatgcatatgaactaatatggcacaagatcatccacaagctcgcttcatatacccctcttgatagtacggcgtcTATCTAGCAAAttcggtctacaccaaacaccaagaccgggaaaagactaagaaaacattcttagctacattatacctttgccttgcgccatccatcttggggtcaagcttgaaccgagatcaacacttgtgaccatccggttgaaccatgtttatgccgaggtcttatccatcctttgtcaagactttattcttatcacaagcttgacttcattcttgccaacatgacgatgtccttggcttggtgaccactaacccatggtgtcattcattagcctcatcgtagtgggacctattccttttcacacctcaaaggagaacattagtctcaacaaatcggttgtcatccttcacttgatgaccaaccggttgcatatgaa from Oryza glaberrima chromosome 3, OglaRS2, whole genome shotgun sequence carries:
- the LOC127766074 gene encoding 1-phosphatidylinositol-3-phosphate 5-kinase FAB1B-like isoform X1; translated protein: MDASDKTFADVVKLLTSWLPRRSNPDNVSRDFWMPDHSCRVCYDCDTQFTIFNRRHHCRRCGRIFCGKCTTNSIPASSGPDRNIDEGDKIRVCNFCFKQWEQERAAANKQMMPLLSPSLSEASLFSTKSAITINSVSTTAGSYSTGHYQHVARASSISPPKSSQDKVCHDMLDTHVPEKSMSTVSNKDETSSVHFGYYTNRSDDEEEECSAYCSDRQVQHQQHNDHYYGPDEFDELESSYNPTISPTVKENVISKEVSSHATDQGFPSTLPVTKMDDEPDPDNSSECGAASSIYALESTDTNPLDFEKNELFWFPPEPEDEEDEMEVGLFDDDDDDDDEPVADSEQRRIRSSSSFGSGEFRNRDRSSEEHKKVMKNVVDGHFRALISQLLQVENISLHEGDETGWLEIVTSVSWEAANFLRPDTSQGGGMDPGGYVKVKCLACGHRSESTVVKGVVCKKNVAHRRMTSRIEKPRLLLLAGALEYQRVTNQLSSIDTLLQQETDHLKMAVAKIVAQKPNLLLVEHTVSRYAQDLLLEKNISLVLNIKRPLLDRIARCTNAHIVPSIDLLPSQKLGHCELFYVDKYVEHSVNSNNTAKKMPKTMMFFEGCPKPLGCTVLLKGGSMDELKKIKHVVQYGIFAAYHLALETSFLADEGATLPEIPLESPLTVALPDSRSTADSSISTVPGFTFNVSNSRQTTEGFEHPVAGSIRSTDPGGTDVPPVSNECTTQTRTTFSHSSGTWSANGGSLNSKTVDRIEKATATSATTSGVLMDHSYTYSTLEKNWYSGDYHEYGSTMSDVKTMTTVLANSNGSCHHGTSEASTNITNFANLKEPFDGSIDLANVENVTNSNVVMVQPVPSTAVQNQETNQGHESTSNKEEIMASDHQSILVALSIRCVWKGTICERSHMLRIKYYGNFDKPLGRFLRDCLFNQGYQCISCDKPPEAHVHCYTHQQGSLTISVRKHTEFVLPGERDGKIWMWHRCLKCPWSNGFPPATLRIVMSDAAWGLSLGKFLELSFSNHAAASRVASCGHSLHRDCLRFYGFGKMVACFRYAPINVHSIHVPPYKLDFSHQPLDWIQKEANEVIDRAKVLFDEISRALHQHSDKRAHSGSLNMECGNHIVDLEGILRREKLEFEGCLNKVIKKETQKIQPDILEINRLRRQLLFHSYLWDQRLLSAARSDRSHQEPYNFKPADKEMVQSIGSIAEQNAIEKPQSEISATEASFKDHKYVECLQESIDGGNSPGVDPCNSCPNHDQQIAISESDLIQRGSKTPLHSSVSINVESVPLESDIVARRTLSEGQFPSLLDVSNALDAKWTGENDPVPSSAIVPDCVASSEDSEEHVTDTPSYASVFLNKLGDSAEDQSNWLGMPFLQLYRALNKQWCRSNRFDALNEYTPVHVSFLRTVERQVGPKFLFPIGVNDTVVGIYDDEPTSIISYALASHEYHLQLSDELESDTTDNSLSVTDLRGASLTESVDETASELLRSFVSTEDNILYMSGGKNPSPSDPLAYRKASHIKVNFGDEGPLGQVKYTVICYYAKQFDALRRICCPSERDFVRSLSRCKKWGAQGGKSNVFFAKSLDDRFIIKQVTKTELESFMKFAPEYFGYISESIVTGSPTCIAKILGIYQVKSLKGGKEMKMDVLVMENLLFERHVTRLYDLKGSTRSRYNPDSNGSNKVLLDQNLLEAMPTSPIFVGNKAKRLLERAVWNDTAFLASIGVMDYSLLVGVDEKKQELVMGIIDFMRQYTWDKHLETWVKTSGILGGPKNVAPTVISPKQYKMRFRKAMSTYFLVVPDQWSPPAVVPSKQGAENNQDND
- the LOC127766074 gene encoding 1-phosphatidylinositol-3-phosphate 5-kinase FAB1B-like isoform X2; this translates as MCLRKVCPLFQTKMRLLQFILAITQTVFFRSDDEEEECSAYCSDRQVQHQQHNDHYYGPDEFDELESSYNPTISPTVKENVISKEVSSHATDQGFPSTLPVTKMDDEPDPDNSSECGAASSIYALESTDTNPLDFEKNELFWFPPEPEDEEDEMEVGLFDDDDDDDDEPVADSEQRRIRSSSSFGSGEFRNRDRSSEEHKKVMKNVVDGHFRALISQLLQVENISLHEGDETGWLEIVTSVSWEAANFLRPDTSQGGGMDPGGYVKVKCLACGHRSESTVVKGVVCKKNVAHRRMTSRIEKPRLLLLAGALEYQRVTNQLSSIDTLLQQETDHLKMAVAKIVAQKPNLLLVEHTVSRYAQDLLLEKNISLVLNIKRPLLDRIARCTNAHIVPSIDLLPSQKLGHCELFYVDKYVEHSVNSNNTAKKMPKTMMFFEGCPKPLGCTVLLKGGSMDELKKIKHVVQYGIFAAYHLALETSFLADEGATLPEIPLESPLTVALPDSRSTADSSISTVPGFTFNVSNSRQTTEGFEHPVAGSIRSTDPGGTDVPPVSNECTTQTRTTFSHSSGTWSANGGSLNSKTVDRIEKATATSATTSGVLMDHSYTYSTLEKNWYSGDYHEYGSTMSDVKTMTTVLANSNGSCHHGTSEASTNITNFANLKEPFDGSIDLANVENVTNSNVVMVQPVPSTAVQNQETNQGHESTSNKEEIMASDHQSILVALSIRCVWKGTICERSHMLRIKYYGNFDKPLGRFLRDCLFNQGYQCISCDKPPEAHVHCYTHQQGSLTISVRKHTEFVLPGERDGKIWMWHRCLKCPWSNGFPPATLRIVMSDAAWGLSLGKFLELSFSNHAAASRVASCGHSLHRDCLRFYGFGKMVACFRYAPINVHSIHVPPYKLDFSHQPLDWIQKEANEVIDRAKVLFDEISRALHQHSDKRAHSGSLNMECGNHIVDLEGILRREKLEFEGCLNKVIKKETQKIQPDILEINRLRRQLLFHSYLWDQRLLSAARSDRSHQEPYNFKPADKEMVQSIGSIAEQNAIEKPQSEISATEASFKDHKYVECLQESIDGGNSPGVDPCNSCPNHDQQIAISESDLIQRGSKTPLHSSVSINVESVPLESDIVARRTLSEGQFPSLLDVSNALDAKWTGENDPVPSSAIVPDCVASSEDSEEHVTDTPSYASVFLNKLGDSAEDQSNWLGMPFLQLYRALNKQWCRSNRFDALNEYTPVHVSFLRTVERQVGPKFLFPIGVNDTVVGIYDDEPTSIISYALASHEYHLQLSDELESDTTDNSLSVTDLRGASLTESVDETASELLRSFVSTEDNILYMSGGKNPSPSDPLAYRKASHIKVNFGDEGPLGQVKYTVICYYAKQFDALRRICCPSERDFVRSLSRCKKWGAQGGKSNVFFAKSLDDRFIIKQVTKTELESFMKFAPEYFGYISESIVTGSPTCIAKILGIYQVKSLKGGKEMKMDVLVMENLLFERHVTRLYDLKGSTRSRYNPDSNGSNKVLLDQNLLEAMPTSPIFVGNKAKRLLERAVWNDTAFLASIGVMDYSLLVGVDEKKQELVMGIIDFMRQYTWDKHLETWVKTSGILGGPKNVAPTVISPKQYKMRFRKAMSTYFLVVPDQWSPPAVVPSKQGAENNQDND